From Demequina capsici, one genomic window encodes:
- a CDS encoding glycoside hydrolase family 1 protein, whose translation MTDIAPRFPESFLWGGATAANQIEGAYAEGGKGLSIQDVTPQGIMFDRVDGPTADNLKLEAIDFYHRYAEDIALFAEMGFKVFRFSIAWSRIFPLGDEETPNEEGLAFYDRVLDELEKHGIEPLITLSHYETPLHLAEKYDGWVNRDLIGFYERYARTCFERYGSRVKYWLTFNEINSVLHIPFGSGGINTPKSELSEQDLYQAIHHELVASARVTRVAHEINPAIKVGCMVIAMPIYPLTTDPDDVVAVMNADHANLMFSDVHTRGEYPGYAKRFFRDKGVALNITDQDVEDLKNTVDFVSFSYYMSICETADPSVKADGAGNIMGGVPNPRLASSEWGWQIDPQGLRVILNQFWDRWQKPLFIVENGIGAKDQLVEVDGVKTVEDDYRIAYLNDHLLQVAEAIEDGVDLLGYTMWGPIDLVSASTAQMSKRYGFIYVDRDDDGTGSLERYKKKSYHWYADVIRTHGASLQA comes from the coding sequence ATGACAGACATCGCGCCCCGCTTCCCTGAGAGCTTCCTCTGGGGCGGTGCGACCGCCGCGAACCAGATCGAGGGTGCCTACGCCGAGGGCGGCAAGGGCCTGTCGATCCAGGACGTGACGCCTCAGGGCATCATGTTCGACCGCGTCGACGGCCCCACCGCGGACAACCTCAAGCTCGAGGCGATCGACTTCTATCACCGCTACGCCGAGGACATCGCGCTGTTCGCCGAGATGGGCTTCAAGGTCTTCCGCTTCTCGATCGCGTGGAGCCGCATCTTCCCGTTGGGTGACGAGGAGACGCCGAACGAGGAGGGCCTCGCGTTCTACGATCGCGTGCTCGACGAGCTCGAGAAGCACGGCATCGAGCCGCTGATCACCCTGTCTCACTATGAGACGCCGCTGCATCTGGCGGAGAAGTACGACGGCTGGGTCAACCGTGACCTGATCGGCTTCTACGAGCGGTACGCCCGCACCTGCTTCGAGCGGTACGGCTCCCGGGTGAAGTACTGGCTCACCTTCAACGAGATCAACTCGGTGCTCCACATCCCGTTCGGCTCCGGGGGCATCAACACCCCGAAGTCCGAGCTGTCCGAGCAGGACCTGTATCAGGCGATCCACCACGAGCTCGTCGCCTCGGCACGCGTGACGCGCGTCGCCCACGAGATCAACCCCGCCATCAAGGTCGGCTGCATGGTGATCGCCATGCCCATCTACCCGCTCACGACCGACCCGGACGACGTCGTGGCCGTGATGAACGCCGACCACGCGAACCTCATGTTCTCGGACGTCCACACCCGCGGCGAGTACCCCGGGTACGCGAAGCGGTTCTTCCGTGACAAGGGCGTGGCGCTGAACATCACGGACCAGGACGTCGAGGACCTGAAGAACACGGTCGACTTCGTGTCGTTCAGCTACTACATGTCCATCTGCGAGACGGCCGACCCTTCGGTGAAGGCGGACGGCGCCGGCAACATCATGGGGGGCGTGCCGAACCCCAGGCTCGCATCGTCCGAGTGGGGATGGCAGATCGACCCGCAGGGCCTGCGCGTCATCCTCAACCAGTTCTGGGACCGCTGGCAGAAGCCGTTGTTCATCGTGGAGAACGGCATCGGCGCCAAGGACCAGCTGGTCGAGGTCGACGGCGTCAAGACCGTCGAGGACGACTACCGCATCGCCTACCTCAACGATCACCTGCTGCAGGTCGCTGAGGCGATCGAGGACGGCGTCGACCTTCTCGGCTACACGATGTGGGGCCCCATCGACCTGGTCTCCGCATCGACCGCGCAGATGTCCAAGCGCTATGGCTTCATCTACGTGGACCGCGACGACGACGGCACCGGTTCCCTCGAGCGGTACAAGAAGAAGTCTTATCACTGGTATGCCGACGTCATCCGCACCCACGGAGCATCGCTCCAGGCCTGA
- a CDS encoding Gfo/Idh/MocA family protein yields the protein MRLALLGSGMIVRDLLSAVADVPGLTVVAIQGRPTSQDRLEELARAHGIPKVYTDLGSCLADPEVDTVYVGLPNDLHHAASRAALEAGKHVVCEKPFTSTVAELEELTRIAAARGLMLLEAITTVHHRAYREIVRRLPSLGRLRLVECVYSQRSSRYDAFRAGEVHAAFDPGRGGGALRDLGIYGIHFVVGLLGEPDSVSYHPTLERGVDTSGVLVLSYAQTQAVVVCAKDSHASSHAAVQGDEATIEMHGAPNTCGPLVLTTPAGSRPLEVENHPHRMVDEFREFVRIVAEGDVSARDRLLAHSSAALRTLERATDSVGW from the coding sequence ATGAGACTCGCATTGCTCGGATCCGGGATGATCGTCCGCGACCTGCTGTCCGCGGTCGCCGATGTGCCTGGGCTCACGGTCGTCGCCATCCAGGGTCGACCCACGTCACAGGACCGGCTGGAGGAGCTCGCCCGGGCGCACGGCATCCCGAAGGTCTACACGGATCTGGGGTCGTGTCTCGCCGATCCAGAGGTGGACACGGTGTACGTGGGCCTGCCGAACGATCTTCATCACGCCGCGTCACGCGCGGCCCTCGAGGCGGGCAAGCACGTCGTCTGCGAGAAGCCCTTCACGTCCACCGTGGCGGAGCTCGAGGAGCTCACCCGGATCGCCGCAGCACGAGGCCTCATGCTGCTCGAGGCGATCACGACTGTGCACCACCGCGCCTACCGCGAGATCGTGCGGCGGCTGCCGTCTCTCGGCAGGCTCAGGCTCGTCGAGTGCGTGTACTCGCAGAGGTCGTCGCGGTACGACGCGTTCCGTGCGGGAGAGGTGCATGCGGCCTTCGACCCCGGGCGCGGCGGGGGAGCGCTGCGGGACCTGGGCATCTACGGCATCCACTTCGTGGTCGGTCTGTTGGGCGAACCGGACTCGGTCTCGTACCACCCGACGCTGGAGCGAGGCGTCGACACCTCCGGCGTCCTCGTGCTCTCGTACGCGCAGACGCAGGCGGTCGTCGTGTGCGCCAAGGACTCCCATGCGTCGTCGCACGCGGCCGTGCAGGGCGACGAGGCCACGATCGAGATGCACGGTGCGCCGAACACATGTGGGCCGCTCGTTCTCACCACTCCCGCCGGCTCGCGGCCGCTCGAGGTCGAGAACCATCCCCACCGCATGGTCGATGAGTTCCGGGAGTTCGTGCGGATCGTCGCCGAAGGTGACGTCAGCGCGAGGGATCGCCTGCTGGCGCACAGCTCAGCTGCCCTGAGGACCCTGGAGCGAGCGACCGATTCCGTGGGCTGGTAG
- a CDS encoding chorismate-binding protein produces the protein MDWRDDARRLGSAEFRGLSAASPVEHIDAAVDGHRLAEGGLWVLVGTFEGRLDAWRFARAEHRAPAAAPPAPHRRWDGPVASEWSTSLDEDAYVAGVRAIRQDIRAGDVYQVNLCRVLSAPLRAEAPGPDAVALSDRLSHGNPARYAARIVIPETDAMPGAWVVSASPESYLSVTGAVLSSAPIKGTVAPGGRMLDKDVAENVMITDLVRNDLSHVAQPGSIEVTELLAEHPHPGLVHLQSTVKARLDGVHDWTDQMWPDLLAGTFPPGSVSGAPKSSALRIIAREEPEPRGPYCGAIGWIDADARRAELAVGIRTFWWDATEGGTLRFGTGAGITWGSDPRGEWEETALKARRLIALASADTMSP, from the coding sequence GTGGACTGGAGAGACGATGCGCGAAGGCTCGGCAGCGCCGAGTTCCGCGGTCTGTCTGCGGCTTCGCCGGTGGAGCACATCGATGCAGCCGTCGACGGTCATCGTCTCGCAGAAGGCGGGCTGTGGGTGCTCGTGGGCACCTTCGAGGGCCGACTGGACGCCTGGAGGTTCGCGCGAGCCGAGCATCGGGCCCCTGCGGCAGCGCCGCCGGCGCCGCACCGCCGGTGGGACGGACCGGTGGCGTCCGAATGGAGCACGTCGCTCGACGAGGACGCCTACGTCGCCGGCGTGCGCGCCATCCGGCAGGACATCCGGGCCGGCGACGTCTATCAGGTCAACCTGTGCCGCGTGCTGTCGGCGCCGCTGCGGGCCGAGGCGCCAGGACCCGATGCCGTCGCGCTCTCCGACCGTCTGAGCCACGGCAACCCGGCGCGCTACGCCGCGCGCATCGTCATCCCGGAGACGGACGCGATGCCGGGCGCCTGGGTCGTCTCGGCGTCCCCCGAGTCGTACCTCTCCGTCACCGGTGCGGTACTGAGCTCGGCACCGATCAAGGGCACGGTGGCGCCGGGCGGGCGGATGCTCGACAAGGACGTCGCGGAGAACGTCATGATCACCGACCTGGTGCGCAACGACCTCTCGCACGTCGCGCAACCTGGATCGATCGAGGTCACCGAGCTGCTCGCCGAGCACCCGCACCCAGGCCTGGTGCACCTTCAATCGACCGTGAAGGCCCGTCTGGACGGCGTGCACGACTGGACCGACCAGATGTGGCCCGACCTCCTCGCGGGGACGTTCCCGCCCGGCTCGGTGTCCGGCGCGCCCAAGTCGTCGGCGCTCCGGATCATCGCCAGGGAGGAGCCCGAACCGCGTGGGCCCTACTGCGGTGCGATCGGCTGGATCGACGCCGACGCGCGGCGCGCCGAGCTCGCCGTGGGCATCAGGACCTTCTGGTGGGATGCGACCGAGGGAGGCACGCTCCGCTTCGGCACCGGCGCCGGGATCACCTGGGGCTCGGACCCCCGAGGGGAATGGGAGGAGACGGCCCTCAAGGCGCGGCGCTTGATAGCCCTCGCCTCAGCCGACACAATGAGCCCATGA
- a CDS encoding aminotransferase class IV has translation MIPVAWLDGALVDPEAPAISPLDHGFTVGDGVFETLEVRRGVAFALTRHLRRLEYSADRMAMGPLDADLVRTGVVEALDEAGETATRVRITVSSGPGPMSSARGDGPHRIAVVVSDGAAPERCRAVRSPWRRNERSAIAGVKSTSYAENAVMVAYAASKGADEAIMANTHGHLCEGTGTNIFIERDGEIVTPPLASGCLAGITRGLALEWGARAGVPVRVTAPGELEMSVLDEVLRGKAAAAVTSSTRRVQHVQMLDGVELAPGRLLERLRGVFEAAADADLDPAPPRSK, from the coding sequence ATGATTCCCGTGGCCTGGCTCGACGGCGCCCTGGTGGACCCTGAGGCACCTGCTATCTCGCCGCTCGACCATGGATTCACCGTGGGCGACGGGGTGTTCGAGACCCTCGAGGTGAGGCGCGGCGTGGCGTTCGCGCTCACCAGGCATCTCCGCAGGCTCGAGTACTCGGCTGACAGGATGGCGATGGGTCCGCTCGACGCGGATCTGGTGCGCACCGGCGTCGTGGAGGCGCTCGACGAGGCGGGGGAGACCGCGACACGCGTGCGGATCACGGTGTCGTCGGGCCCCGGTCCCATGAGCTCGGCGCGTGGGGACGGGCCTCACAGGATCGCTGTCGTCGTGTCCGACGGAGCGGCGCCGGAACGTTGCAGGGCTGTGAGGTCGCCGTGGCGGCGCAACGAGCGCTCAGCGATCGCGGGCGTGAAGTCGACGTCATACGCGGAGAACGCGGTCATGGTGGCGTACGCGGCGTCCAAGGGCGCTGACGAGGCGATCATGGCGAACACCCACGGTCACCTCTGCGAGGGGACGGGCACGAACATCTTCATCGAGCGGGACGGCGAGATCGTGACGCCCCCGCTCGCGTCGGGCTGTCTTGCCGGGATCACGCGCGGGCTCGCCCTCGAGTGGGGTGCGCGGGCGGGCGTGCCCGTGCGCGTGACCGCGCCGGGCGAGCTCGAGATGAGCGTGCTCGACGAGGTGCTCCGTGGAAAGGCGGCGGCGGCTGTCACGTCGTCGACGCGGCGCGTCCAGCACGTCCAGATGCTCGACGGCGTCGAGCTCGCGCCAGGTCGGCTGCTGGAGCGTCTCCGCGGCGTCTTCGAGGCCGCGGCCGACGCGGATCTGGACCCTGCACCTCCGAGGTCCAAATAG
- a CDS encoding phosphotransferase: MTPDRRALLTGDGAGALLRQALGAAGRSLETWSVDAVHDRPGAELSVSYDVVIDGAHRYLVASTIALADGDHPGVMTVSAGPDQVKVWEHPADPLLPGLAEACDPVALGGAITAALGTPIEVRGMSVLVLRPLRRAVLRIECCAAGDPAATQDVRYVKVVEPAHAEDVAARYRLSSFAPEARVLGDGLVLLESATGRPLTEHLYDPQGRQSIPPIVPPQAVLDVLNDLSPAALALSRRPSWTDRLPQYAAQARERGLPWAGEIEDLVGDRLRRGDPGPVVPVHGDLHAANLFLAPRDGTLAASSLIDLDTAGPGHLVDDAACLLAHMLTLPTFSPYGYRHVPDVHFALAKGMLDQVDAHQLAGRTAAVLVSLAAGAENRSHAEAWMEQAARAAAS, translated from the coding sequence ATGACACCGGACCGAAGGGCCCTGCTGACCGGCGATGGCGCTGGGGCACTGCTCAGGCAGGCGCTCGGGGCTGCCGGCCGGTCGCTCGAGACATGGTCGGTGGACGCGGTCCACGACCGTCCGGGAGCCGAGCTCTCCGTCTCCTACGACGTCGTCATCGACGGCGCGCACCGCTACCTCGTGGCGTCGACCATCGCGCTCGCCGACGGCGACCATCCCGGCGTGATGACCGTGAGCGCAGGGCCCGATCAGGTGAAGGTCTGGGAGCATCCTGCAGACCCGCTGCTTCCAGGGCTCGCGGAGGCCTGCGACCCCGTCGCGCTCGGCGGGGCCATCACGGCGGCGCTCGGTACGCCTATCGAGGTGCGGGGCATGTCGGTGCTGGTGCTGCGCCCGCTGCGACGGGCGGTGCTGCGGATCGAGTGCTGCGCCGCGGGCGATCCCGCCGCCACCCAGGATGTCCGGTACGTCAAGGTCGTGGAGCCGGCGCACGCCGAGGATGTCGCCGCGCGCTACCGGCTCAGCAGCTTCGCGCCCGAGGCAAGGGTGCTCGGCGACGGCCTGGTCCTGCTCGAGTCCGCGACGGGACGCCCGCTCACCGAGCACCTCTACGACCCCCAGGGCCGGCAGAGCATCCCCCCGATCGTGCCCCCACAGGCCGTCCTGGACGTGCTGAACGACCTCTCGCCCGCGGCGCTCGCCCTGTCGCGTCGGCCCTCGTGGACGGATCGGCTGCCGCAGTATGCCGCGCAGGCCCGTGAGCGGGGCCTACCCTGGGCAGGCGAGATCGAGGACCTCGTCGGCGATCGGCTGCGACGAGGCGACCCCGGACCCGTGGTCCCGGTCCACGGCGACCTGCATGCTGCGAACCTCTTCCTCGCACCCCGTGACGGCACGCTCGCCGCCTCGAGCCTGATCGACCTGGACACCGCGGGCCCTGGCCACCTGGTGGACGATGCCGCCTGCCTGCTCGCGCACATGCTCACGCTGCCCACGTTCAGCCCCTACGGCTACCGGCACGTGCCCGACGTGCATTTCGCGCTCGCGAAGGGGATGCTCGACCAGGTGGACGCGCACCAGCTCGCAGGCAGGACGGCTGCCGTGCTCGTCTCGCTCGCCGCGGGCGCAGAGAACAGGTCGCACGCCGAGGCGTGGATGGAGCAGGCGGCAAGGGCGGCTGCTTCATGA
- a CDS encoding deoxyguanosinetriphosphate triphosphohydrolase family protein, with protein MTRQPGGSHDPRMERQVPEALDEFQRLEREPEFRVDLERVRFSPYFSRMSAVTQVISQSGAGLAVHNRLTHTVKVTAVARAIAVSLAADAGERGRLVERLGGCNPVVVQAAASAHDLGHPPFGHLGEQALDRLARDRFGLVEGFEGNAQSFRILTRLDEYDRAGAGLNLTAAVRAAVLKYPWEREEGDLWTGGLDRPRGLTPRMPGEGAAKFSTYSLDREDFLQARAAHPAIAPLQQTVECSVMDIADDVAYSLHDLDDFYRASLLGHAAVSAEFRTWRRDRSVLAAMSTEELQRSARVPGRGLESLRRRLIGKDSWIADDDAFGESVARIQADVVDGLLAVPFDGSLEADRGLAVFMSRWVSRLQRSVVVHADPPVRSGHVSLDTGAWHDVAVLKFLQERFVLHRPDLAVYQRGQATILERLVDALAAWLDDPHDVRRAPRRLLDLVTLAHDDYDALPGDASAYRASASDRRRVAEGRGIIDYVASLTDAQAVSLASLISGASERLWDAGQGL; from the coding sequence ATGACGCGCCAGCCAGGCGGTTCGCACGACCCTCGCATGGAGCGGCAGGTGCCGGAGGCGCTCGACGAGTTCCAGCGGTTGGAGCGTGAGCCGGAGTTCCGTGTCGACCTCGAGCGAGTCCGCTTCTCGCCCTACTTCTCGCGGATGTCCGCCGTCACCCAGGTCATCTCCCAGTCCGGCGCGGGGCTCGCAGTGCACAACAGGCTCACCCACACGGTGAAGGTGACTGCGGTCGCGCGGGCGATCGCCGTCTCGCTCGCGGCTGACGCGGGTGAGCGGGGTCGGCTCGTGGAGCGGCTCGGAGGATGCAACCCGGTGGTGGTGCAGGCGGCGGCCAGCGCCCACGATCTGGGTCATCCTCCGTTCGGGCACCTGGGAGAGCAGGCTCTGGACAGGCTCGCGCGCGACAGGTTCGGGCTCGTCGAGGGCTTCGAGGGCAACGCGCAGTCCTTCCGCATCCTCACGCGGCTCGACGAGTACGACAGGGCGGGCGCGGGGCTGAACCTCACGGCCGCGGTCCGGGCTGCGGTGCTGAAGTATCCGTGGGAGCGCGAGGAGGGCGACCTGTGGACCGGAGGTCTCGATCGCCCGCGTGGTCTCACGCCGCGCATGCCGGGTGAGGGTGCCGCGAAGTTCTCCACCTACTCGCTCGATCGGGAGGACTTCCTGCAGGCGCGCGCGGCGCACCCCGCCATCGCGCCTCTGCAGCAGACGGTCGAGTGCTCCGTCATGGACATTGCCGACGACGTCGCGTACTCGCTGCACGATCTGGACGATTTCTACCGGGCCTCGCTCCTGGGGCACGCGGCGGTGTCCGCGGAGTTCCGGACGTGGCGTCGCGACCGCAGCGTCCTCGCCGCCATGTCCACGGAGGAGCTGCAGCGTTCGGCGCGCGTTCCGGGCCGGGGCCTGGAGTCGCTTCGTCGGCGCCTGATCGGCAAGGACTCCTGGATCGCGGATGACGACGCCTTCGGAGAGTCGGTGGCCCGGATCCAGGCCGACGTCGTGGATGGCCTGCTTGCCGTGCCGTTCGACGGGTCGCTCGAGGCCGACCGCGGGCTGGCGGTGTTCATGAGCCGCTGGGTGTCGCGCCTGCAGCGCTCCGTGGTGGTGCACGCGGACCCGCCCGTCCGTTCGGGGCACGTGAGCCTCGACACGGGGGCATGGCACGACGTTGCAGTGCTGAAGTTCCTGCAGGAGCGGTTCGTCCTTCACCGTCCAGATCTCGCCGTGTATCAGCGCGGACAGGCGACGATCCTGGAGCGGCTCGTCGACGCGCTTGCCGCGTGGCTCGATGATCCGCACGACGTGCGGCGCGCCCCTCGCAGGCTGCTCGACCTGGTCACGCTGGCCCACGACGACTACGACGCACTGCCCGGCGACGCGTCGGCGTACCGTGCGTCGGCGAGCGATCGTCGACGCGTGGCGGAGGGTCGAGGGATCATCGACTACGTCGCATCGCTCACGGATGCTCAGGCGGTGTCGCTCGCCAGCCTCATCTCCGGGGCGTCCGAGAGGCTGTGGGACGCGGGTCAGGGGCTCTAG